In a genomic window of Colius striatus isolate bColStr4 chromosome 2, bColStr4.1.hap1, whole genome shotgun sequence:
- the NUP43 gene encoding nucleoporin Nup43, translating to MEDVCAKFVSQKISKTRWRPQPASALQPPDLFATGSWDNEDNRISIWSVGDVGNVGLNSEYQGEPQLLCDIKHNGDVMDMQFLDQEKIVVASSTGTVTVFRHHQNNQTLSANHRWEKAHYHVDQDTSSGGAACTGVICNNPEIVTVGEDGRINLFRADQKDAVRTIDNADSSTLHAVTFLRTTEILTVNSIGQLKIWDFRQQRNEPSQIFSLTGDRVPLHCVDRHPNQQHIVATGGQDGMLSIWDIRQGTMPVSLLNAHEAEMWEVHFHPSNPDHLFTCSEDGSLWHWDTSTDVSEKPSFLHQGGRSTTYFSHNTINQSVVSAWLSNDPTKDRMEITNLIPNQTLSVNSLDILGPCLVYGTDAEAIYVNRQLFA from the exons ATGGAAGACGTGTGCGCCAAGTTCGTGTCGCAGAAGATCAGCAAGACGCGCTGGCGGCCGCAGCCCGCCTCCGCACTTCAGCCCCCTGACCTGTTTGCTACCGGCTCCTGGGACAACGAG GATAACAGGATCTCCATTTGGTCTGTTGGAGATGTTGGAAATGTGGGCCTGAATAGTGAATATCAAGGAGAACCTCAGCTACTGTGTGACATCAAGCACAATGGTGATGTTATGGACATGCAG TTTTTGGATCAAGAGAAAATTGTGGTTGCCTCATCAACAGGAACTGTAACGGTATTCCGTCATCATCAAAATAACCAG ACTTTATCTGCCAACCACCGGTGGGAGAAAGCCCATTATCATGTGGATCAAGACACATCTTCTGGTGGAGCAGCGTGTACTGGAGTAATCTGCAACAATCCTGAAATTGTCACTGTTGGAGAAGATGGTAGAATCAATCTCTTCAGAGCTGACCAGAAGGATGCAGTAAGAACTATAG ACAACGCAGACAGCAGTACGCTTCATGCAGTGACTTTCCTTCGCACAACTGAGATCTTGACAGTAAATTCAATTGGACAGTTAAAAATATGGGACTTCAGACAGCAAAGAAATGAGCcatctcaaatattttcttt gACAGGTGACAGAGTTCCCCTGCACTGTGTGGACAGGCATCCCAATCAGCAGCATATTGTGGCCACAGGGGGCCAGGATGGGATGCTGAGTATATGGGATATCAGGCAAGGTACTATGCCAGTGTCTCTGCTGAATGCTCACGAAGCAGAAA TGTGGGAAGTTCACTTCCATCCCTCCAACCCTGATCACCTATTCACGTGTTCTGAAGATGGATCTCTTTGGCACTGGGATACTTCAACAGATGTCTCTGAAAAACCATCTTTTCTTCATCAAG GAGGAAGAAGTACTACCTATTTTTCCCACAATACCATTAACCAGTCTGTAGTGAGTGCCTGGCTAAGCAACGATCCTACCAAAGACCGCATGGAAATCACCAACTTGATTCCAAATCAGACTTTGTCTGTGAATAGTTTGGATATTTTAGGACCATGCCTAGTATATGGCACTGATGCAGAGGCTATTTATGTGAACAGACAACTTTTTGCATGA